The following is a genomic window from Procambarus clarkii isolate CNS0578487 chromosome 75, FALCON_Pclarkii_2.0, whole genome shotgun sequence.
acctttatttaccttacgcccggccagccagccagtcggctcttatcttatcttatcttcttcataatatctggaccgtccctcctctctctctctctccctcctctctctctctctcctcttcatattattccctcttcctattttctgacatactaatattttattcatttttcattaaccagtcagttttatacaaatcaaccgaagcatctcaatgtaacctttaatactgaaactgcctcagagactatctaagctggccccagctacctgccccaggctatctgcccgaggcaatcatcacctgattacctgccccagacatccaccagtcattgtcggcgttcgccaccgtaataatttatatatatatacattaagcgttaataaaacttatttatttatttataatttatttagtcatctaattcatagtttacacaatttataataaaagagtttattcccagtattcgccaatcattctcgctattaataaaacagccaaacgctcactcaggggcacactatcgttattacgctcattcaggggccccctcagatcgccaaagtctcagaggtctacactttcagtcaacattcaatcttcatcctgttcacaaggttcccctagcctagtcatatcatcatgtcagtgtgtcctctgtgcctgtctcctatcaacaacgaaatcgttcatgtgtgtcaaacacgatgtttaacatgcctaggtgaaatgtccatcaacgctcttcaagaatgcagactgtactgtataggatgcaatgggcctacaccgcctggacattttgacgtaacctgtaccagctgtggacaactctattgtgcaaatcgtaagtaccgctttttctcgcacattcaataaactttcaaagaaaatatatatccgaaacacacatacatacatacagacagtcaatttatatatatatatatcattttcatttcagttcatggttctacttcctgcccatactgtcgtttctccgttaaccgggaacctcccaccgaagccagaaacgtcattgaacctccacccaaacgccgtcgcatcataaataaccgtacgttttcacaataattttcgtaattttaaaaagttaataattgtatttttaacaagtgtataaacaagtaataagtactcatacagaaaaatatttccattataggagttcctattcgtgatcaagagaatctcatacttggtggaatcaacatcccagctcgtaagtaatattattatttatctgtaattcagtttttcctcttatttaaactttttgtttttcctcttaataataattcctcttatttaaacgatattttcctattaaggttttcaaatcctcttattgttttcaaatgtgttttcctcttaatgtttattcattgctaatattatattacagaatctcccctggattcaacccaaccctctgagtggagcacacctgtacgcagtcaaccccagctgtcccaggagctagaagaagatgcaccagacggcaaccagcaggcatcctcagatgaagaagaagaagacaatcaaccccctgttcacgacatatcagatgaagaagtcaacgctccagattccccagaggtacttaaCTTAGATAACGTTGTTCCGCGAGTGTTAGAAGTCATTAACCATTTCGAAGGATCATTCTCGAGGCATTCTTTCTCCATTCCCGGTCATTTAGACGCCAACCCCAGCATttatataaataggtatagggaattttttatagaatatatagacaatcagttcagacaaatacaggaagaattccctccctcatttcacatttaccctgatgtaagcctaattttgcaaaaacttaatcatgccgacaatcaatatgaaatattagacgaagtattttcaattagaggcgaaactcagattgttacacaggaagaggtggaagttcttgtaaattcatgggttgacgaaatgtctgctaaaattgacgaatgcctaaaaaatgtccaatcctcaagtgtaggaattcattccatgtcaggctttgccattaatttttcatatattcgccaccctatgcGCCTTGGATCTTACGTACCATATCCTGCAAAATTAAGGGGTAAAGAAACAGTATTTaatcctgaaagtgaaggagataagtgtttgttacagtgcattGCAGCGTATAAAAACTTAGCATTGGGCAGGACTATGAATAACGTTAGACAACATTACAAAAGCCTtcgatggtgtagaagattcgtagtatgggcagatgaaatcagattccccgtatcatttgataaccttaagaaaatagagaagcttaacaaaatttctatttatatttatacaataactcatgaaagtaacagatactatcttagtttagctaggaaaagccaggaaaagtatgccgataaagttcctttgttgttattagaaggcaagcatctctgtctgatcaaggattttgataaatttgtaaagagTATTAACCACCATTCTGGAAGGATTCCTAACACTCATAAATTCTGCAAAATTTGTCTTTTGCATGCGcccttagatgaaattcaggctcacgaagagtcatgcactgtatcccaagtattttcgttctataatcctagtgataaaatcagttttaaaaattacggtaggacctatagcccaactcacaccgcctattacgattttgaatgtctattagaccgtcaaaatcctagaggcatggtggaatgtaagcataaagcaattgcttatgcttacatgattttagacagggaattcaatgtcgtagaaacgtattcatacgtaggcccagacgcggtcaatcattttattacaaagctagaagcctcatggaaagctattcatgctcagctccccaacttccctaagaacttgtccagagaacaggaaagaatgtttcaaagccaaaatacgtgtcaattgtgtcatcaaactttcaaggatgagaaagataaacatagacatcataatcatgctattcaggaaaataattacttaggtgcttattgtgctcgttgcaatttacaatgtaaaaatgctcgtagatacttgaccacattttcccataatgctgcctatgatcttggaattatacttaaagaactgtccaaaaatcctcaccgcgatgtagaaattctaaccaaggaaggattgaaatttatgcaagtcatcataggtaaacttaaattcctagatagcctagctctccttaatgggtcattaggaaccttagcaagcgagcacgttgccggtaagaaacccaccaagtacactgaacacatactaaatggcgtatccgatgaagctaaagctctgttaattaaaggtaaacaaagcctatgttatgattatatttcttccatggacgtgttagaTGAACCTCAACTCCCttcgcgagataagttttacaatgttttacatgactctccactgtctgaagaagattataacaatgctcttaaagtatttaatttagggaactgtacaaacatcaaggattacctcatgttatatttaaaagttgacgtaGGAATGCTAattgatatatttacactttggcgaacatcactgaaagaaatttatgaactagatattgttttctatgtatcacttcctagttatgcttgggacgcgttcttatttaaatcaaaagttgtacttgactatgtgtatgatcagaatatatatgatttgttgagaaggaatcttagaggagggttcacatcttccattagacaatttacacaggctgttaacgagcacactacatctaaccctagctcaGATGACGATACTCATATTTTGTACCTCGACTTTAACAGcttatatgcagcgtgcatggctgaggtacttccccagggtgggattagacaattaactgaccttgagcgggataccttattagggcaagggttacaacatatcccctgtaatcaagacaaaggctattggattttatgcgatacaaaacatgtatctcccgaggtagccaggtatactgatgatctgccccttgtactgtctcatactaatataacggaggagtttttgtcagagtacagtaagaaaacccttaatgatgaaaaacgtaagctcccacctaaaaatactaagttaattgcatcccacttgccccaaaacgactacttagtaagccttgatttcctgcaattgctattaaaacttggactagaagttgaacgagtaaaaacaatctatgaatttaatcaggctccctatttaaaagattttatttcaaccaacattcgagaacgagccaataccacctgtaaagttaaaggaaaagcttttaaactcataagtaatagtctgtacgggaaatcaatgacaaatatatctcgatatgctaatactcaccatctagtaacgacaaaacattcattcttaactcatgcaagaaaccctttgtataaacgagctgtctctttaggtcaagatagggttctctgtacagtaatgaaagacatccttaaagttaccactccttcttacatgggatatcagatcttgcagatagccaagaggcgtttatacgagttctggtataatgtagttaaagctcattatggggagagagctagactaatttatacggatacagactcattcatatttactctgacctgtaaagatgctttccaagaaatgacaaaagctcctctagtagattatatggatttcagtaatttcgacaaagatcatcccatgtattctgctactcgcaaaggtgaactaggactcctcaagtcagaagtaaagcagaaaatcataactgaattaattgcactcaagcctaaaacgtattctctcctaacccttgataatgaacatttatgtaaatgtaaagggattccttatcaccaacaaaagaaaataacacatgcatcttttcagaacacattagagacaaatacaacttttaattttgtatcccgatctattcgtaatgttaatgga
Proteins encoded in this region:
- the LOC138357002 gene encoding uncharacterized protein, with protein sequence MSVCPLCLSPINNEIVHVCQTRCLTCLGEMSINALQECRLYCIGCNGPTPPGHFDVTCTSCGQLYCANLHGSTSCPYCRFSVNREPPTEARNVIEPPPKRRRIINNRVPIRDQENLILGGINIPAQSPLDSTQPSEWSTPVRSQPQLSQELEEDAPDGNQQASSDEEEEDNQPPVHDISDEEVNAPDSPEVLNLDNVVPRVLEVINHFEGSFSRHSFSIPGHLDANPSIYINR